The sequence GAGGTTAAATCAGGAGAGCTCCTTGCGGAAATAGACCCTACTCTTTTCATAGCGCAGGTAGACGCAAGCCGTGCGCAGCTCCGTTATCAGCAGGCGCAGCTTAAGGACAGGGAAGCCCAGCTCTCTCTGGCAGAAAGCCAGCTCAAACGCCAGAAAAATCTTTTCACAGAGGATGCCACAACACTTGAGACAGTTCAGAACGCTGAGGCTGAATACAAATCCGCTCTTGCGCAGCTTGAAATGCTGAAGGCTCAGATAGAGCAGACGGAATCAGACCTCAGAGCCGATGAGGCAAATCTCAATTATGCTAAAATTTACGCCCCCATGGACGGCACCGTGGTTTCAGTCAGCGCACGTCAGGGGCAGACGCTGAACGCCAACCAGTCCGCTCCGACAATTCTCCAGATAGCGGATCTCGCCACAATGACAGTTCAGACAGAGGTATCCGAAGCGGATATTATAAAACTCAAAACAGGCATGAGAGCGTATTTTACAACTCTCGGCGGTCAGGGCAGAAGATGGTACGGCGAACTCAGGCGCATAGAGCCCACACCGACAACGGAGAACAACGTTGTGCTCTACAACGCCTTGTTTGATGTGGACAATACGGAACGTAACCTTCTTCCGCAGATGACAGCGCAGGTTTTTTTCATAACCGCCTCAGCCCGTGATACTTTTCTTGTGCCTGTCTCTGCGGTAAAAGCAGTCACTCAGGCGGCACCGTCAGCAGAAGAACGCGGTCCGCGCGGAAATGACAACGTCAGCGAAGGGCAGCAGCAGCGCAAAAAAAGACAGCAGCAGAACAGCGGTACCCGAACGCTTTCAGGAGCGAGCGAAGCAACCGTGCTGAACCCTGACGGAACAACGCAGATAAGAACGATCAAGGTCGGCATAACAAACCGTATTCAGGCGCAGATACTTGAAGGACTGAACGAAGGTGAAACAGTTATCCTTTACCCTTCTGAAACGAAAAAAACGTCATCACAGCAGAATAACAGCTTCGGACCGCCCCCGGGAGCAGGACTCGGAATGCAGGGGATGCGCTGATGAACGGAAACAGAATGCCTCTGATAGATTTACGGGGCATTTATAAGACATACAAAACCGGAGAGCTTTCGGTTGAGGTTCTCCACGGAATAAACCTGAAAATACAGCAGGGCGAGTTTGTGGCTATAATGGGTGCCTCAGGCTCCGGCAAATCAACCCTGATGAATATACTCGGCTGTCTGGATCAGCCTACGGAAGGCACTTATCTTTTCATGGGCGAGGATGTTTCCCGCTTCGGCAAGGATGAACTGGCAAGACTCCGCAGAGAGGAGTTCGGCTTCATATTTCAGAGCTACAACCTCATAAGCACAGCTACAGCGGCAGAAAACACAGAGGTTCCCGCAGTGTATGCCGGTATTCCCCAGCATGCCCGCAGGAAGAGAGCAATTGAGCTATTAACCGAATTGGGGCTTGACGACAGAACGCACCACCGCCCCACTCAGCTCTCAGGCGGTCAGCAGCAGAGGGTCTCCATAGCCCGCGCGCTGATGAACGGGGGACGCATAATCCTTGCCGATGAGCCCACAGGAGCGCTGGACAGCAAAAGCGGCACAGAGGTAATGAAACTACTCGGCGATCTTTCCGCCAAAGGACACACAATAATACTCATCACCCATGAAAGAAGGGTTGCCGAATATGCCGACAGGATAATAGAAATAAGTGACGGCAATATCCTCAGCGATGCCGTGATAAAAAAAGCGGCGGAAAAACCGGAGATATTCAGTCCGGAACCGGAAAAAGTCTCAAGGTTCACAGAACTCACGGAAGCGGCGAAAACCGCAGTAAGATCACTTAAAAGCAATATATTCCGCACTGTGCTGACTCTTCTGGGAATAGTGATAGGCGTTGCCTCGGTAATCACCATGCTCGCAGTAGGCGACGGAGCCAAGCAGGAGGTTGTGGACAGAATAAGCTCAATGGGAAGCAACCTGATGAACGTTCGCCCCGGCGCACCGAACATGCGGGGACGAATGAACATTGCTACCCTTGTGCCGGACGATGTGAAAGCGATAAAAGACCTGCCGAACATCCTAGCCGCCGTGCCGGAGCAGGAAAGCTCCGTTACTGTGCGGTTTGAGGAATCCGACCATTCCACAAAAATAAACGGAACCTCACCGGATTATATAATAGCCAGAAACTGGGAAGTAGCTGAGGGAACCTTCTTCACCGATGAGGATGAAGAGCTTTACGCCACTGTGGCGGTTCTGGGGAAAACCGTTGCCGATGCGCTTTTCAGCGGCAGGGAACCAACTGGAAGCTATATTCTCATCAACAATATACCTTTTCAGGTGATAGGCGTTATGTCCGAAATGGGCGCAGGAATAGGCGGGCAGGATCAGGACGACATAATCTTCGTGCCCTACACCACGGGCAGCCTGCGTCTTACCGGTCAGAACTATCTGCGCAATATCACCGTCGCGGTAAAGGACACAGGCATAATAAACGATACTCAGGATGCTGTTTTCACAGCGATTCTCGCCATGCACGGCGGAGTTGAGGACTTCCAGATACGCAACATGGCGTCCCTGATCGAAAACGTGTCCGAAACCCAGAACACAATGACCATACTTCTCGGTTCCATAGCGGCAATCTCCCTTCTCGTGGGCGGAATAGGTGTAATGAACATAATGCTTGTCTCCGTAACAGAACGCACAAGGGAGATAGGCATACGCATGGCTACAGGGGCGAGAATGCGAAATATACTCCAGCAGTTTTTAATAGAAGCCGTCACAGTCTCCGCCCTCGGAGGGCTCATTGGCGTTGCGGCGGGTCTTGGCATGGCGGGAATAATATCCGCCTTCGGTACGCCTGTGAAATATGAGATGACTCCGGTGGTTGCCGCTTTCGGGTGCGCCTTCGCCACAGGGCTCATATTCGGTTATCTGCCCGCCCGCAAAGCAGCAGGTCTGAACCCTGTCACCGCCCTTGCGTCAGAATAGAGGTAAAATAATGAAAATACGTAAATTCACATATGCCTTCTGCGTGTCCGCCCTGCTCTTCTCCGCCGGATGCGCCGCCAAACAGACGGAAAATTTCACCCCGCCCGTAATGCCCGCCGCATGGATTGCGGAGCATGACAACAAAAGCGCCTTAATCAACTCCGACTGGTGGAAAAGCTTCAACTCGCCCGTGCTGGCGGAACTCATTGACAGAAGCCTTAAACAGAGCCCGGACATCACCACTGCGGCGGAAAGCATAATTCAGGCAAAAGCGCAGCTTAAGAGCACAGGCGCGTCTATGTTCCCGTCTGTTAATCTCAGCGGCGGCTCATCGGTAAACCGCAGCTTTCCGTCAGAGGGAAGCGCCCGCACAAGTGAATCCTCCAGTCTCTCCCTCGGCGTCAGCTATGAGGTGGATGTATGGGGCAGAATATCCGCGCAGGTCAGGGGAGCCAAGGAATCACTCAAAGCTGCGGAATACGACTATGACGCAGTCAGGCTCACGCTGGTTTCCGGTGTGGCAAACGGATATTTCCAACTCCTTTCACTGGAAAAAAGGATCGAGTATGCCGAAATCAACCTTGAAACCGCTGAAAGAATATTGAAGATAGTTCAGGCAAAATACAGAAACGGCAGCGCACTCAAGTCAGAACTGCTTAATCAGGAATCTACAGTTCTCAGCAGAAAAAGCACTCTGCTCTCACTGGAAGAAGAGAAAAAGCAGACACTTAACGCTCTTGCCGTGCTCACCGGAACAATGCCGCAGGATTTCAGCACCGGAGCAGAGGATTTCGGCGCTGTTTCTGTTCCGGCAGTCACCGCCGGACTCCCCTCAGACCTTCTGCTGAGAAGACCGGATCTGGTCAAAGCTGAGGCTCAGATAGCCGCCGCTGACGCAAACGCAGCAGCCGCCAGAGCGGCGCTTTTCCCAACACTCTCCCTTTCCGGCTCGGCGGGGCTCGCAACGGACGCTCTTCTTTCCCTAGCCAATCCGGCTACAAGCATAGGTTTGTCTGCATCCGTTGTTCAGTCAATATTTGACGGCGGGACAAAACGCAGCCAAATAACTATCAGTGAATCACAGAAACGGGTTCTTGCGGAAAATTACCGTAAATCCGTTCTCACCGCCCTTCAGGAGGTTGAGGACGCTCTCAATTCCGTTAAATACGGAGAGGAAAGGGAAGAAATCCAGAACCAGACAACAGCCAAGCTTGAACATTCCCTCCGTCTGACGGAAATACAGTACAGAGAAGGTTCAAACAGCCTTTCGGATGTTCTGGACGCTCAGACCTCGCTCTTTCAGGCAAGGGATCAGCTTGCCTCACTCCGTCTCACACGTATAAACGCTGCTGTCGATATGTTCAAGGTGCTTGGCGGCGGATGGGAAATAACTGATAAAATTGCGGAAAAATAAGCTTAAGGTTGTGCCTCAGTTTTCCGTTGAGGCATAACCTCCTTCACATATACCGAAGGCTTCTCTTTCGCTGCTTTTTTCAGCAAGGAAGAGAAACATAAATGTTCCGGCTATTCCCGCCAGACCGGAGACAATAAAAACAGCTTTCAAGCCGAAAATTCCGTAAATGAGCGAACCCGCAAGGGGACCTGCGGCGAAGCCCATGTTCATGAAAAGATTAAAAACGCCGACAGCTTTACCCATACCGAGCCTTTCCCCCTCCTCAAGCAGAGCCGCGGTGCAGGCAGGCTGCGATAATGCTCCGAAAAGCCCTGTTCCGGCACACACAGCTATGATTTCGGGAAAATCCGCAGCATGAGGAATAAGCATATACATAACGGAAACAGCCATGCCGCCGGATACGATTATATTTCTTTTTGAGAAAACCTTCCCGAGCATGCTCATAGGACGCAGGCTGAATGTCATGAAAACTGTTGAAACACAAAGAATAACGCCAGAGCGAAAGCTGCCCAGCTTCATCCCCTGTTCAATAAACAGAGGCAGGAACACTGCGCAGGAGGCTATTCCGCATGCCCTGAAAAAGATGAAAGACAAAAGCCCGCAGTATCGTCTCCCGGGAATGAAAGACTTATCCACGGAATCCACCGCCGTTTTCCGACGGTCCAGCTTTCCTACGCCGGAGATAAGCACAAAGAAAAGCGATATTATGCACAGCGCAAAAAGCAGGATAAATACTCCCTCAAACCCCGCAAAGCTTCTCACAGCTCCGCCTATCAGCGGTCCCGCGCCGAGAGCTCCGTAAAATGACATATCAAAAGTTCCGCTGACTGAGGCAAAGCTTGTCCGGCGTGAGCTGTTTCCGATAACAGCAAGAACCGATGCACGGAAAGCCGCACACGCAGCGCCTTGGAATATGCGGAGGATAATGACCGAAACCAGACTCTCAGCAAACAGATAGCCCGCAGAAACACAGCAGAAGCACAGCACGGAAACAACAAGGGTGCGTCCCGCTCCCGTATTTTCCGCTGCATTCCCCGCAGGAACGCTGAAAAAAATCTTGGCAAGCGAGTAGAAAGCCAGAGGAACGCCGAGAAGCGCCCCTCTGGCTCCCAGTTCAAATACATACAGGGAAAAAAAGGAGTCAACCACCCCGTAACCGAGGGTTATGCAGAAATTTATAATAAAAAGCGCAGTAAACAGCTTTCTGTTTTCCATATCAATATCCGTTAAGGAGGAGCCGGACACACCCGTGGAAGCGTGTCCGGCTGTTACGTGTATACCCGCTGTGTGTGTGATGCTGCGGAAACAGACGGGCAGGAGGTCAAAAGACTTTTATTTTTTGCCGCCCAAGGCGAAGTTGTATCTGAGGTAGACTCTGAAATCGTTATAGTCTTCACCGCCGTCCACATCGATCATAGCGTATCTCAGACGCAGGCTGAGCCCGTCAAATGCGCCGCCGAAATTATACTGTGCGCTTAAGTCTGTCTCACTCATATCCGCTGAAGCGCCGCTGCCTGATTCGGGGGTATCATATACAGTGTGAAAAGCATAAGCGCTGAGTCCCTTGACGCCAATTTTGGAAAAATCATAGCCGACTTTAAGGGCGTAAGCATCCTCTTCGGCTCTGCCTGCGGCGAGAACCTGCTGTATTATTACCTTGCCGTCACCCCACGGAACAAACAGATCATCGTCTCCTGTTTTCGCATAGAAGCCCGTCACATCAAAACCGTATGCGGCAAAACCTGTGTTGAAACCGAACTGATCTGTATCAAACTCTCCGCCCAGATCATCACCTTTGGATTTCTGGAAAAGTGCTGAAGGATTGAAATACAGATTATAGTCTCCGAGCTTTTTAGAGGCTGAAAGCTGAACATAGTTCGAGCCGAAAACATCCTCCATGTCATAATGCCAGCCCTGAACAGTAATTTTTGCGGCTTCAACGGGAAGAGTGTATTTTGCGCCGCCGACTATCAGCGCCTTGTCGTCATCAGCTCCGACATTTACGGACTTCACTATGTCCATCGCCTCATCATCAGTCCAGCCCATGTAGCCTGTTATATAATAGGCTGACAGTTCAAGGTTTTTAATGCTGCTGTTTACGATGGAGAGCCCTTCGTATGACTTAGGCATCATACGTATGTCGTGAGTGTTCATGAAAGGGGTATTGATCTCCTGAGCGCCGTATTTTACTCTGGTATTAAACCATTCACCCTGAATATAATACTCCTGAAGACGGGTGTAGCTCTCATGCTTCCCGTCCGAGTCTCTCTGAAGCAGTCCGTATACAGCTTTATCGTCATCACTGTATATGTCGCTGGACGAAGCGAAAGCAAATCCGGCGCTTATACCGTAAAGAGGCGCTGTTTTGTAATAAAACAGAGTGCCCACAGCCATATCCGCCCTGTCGGGTGTGTTTTCATCAAAATCCCTTGCGAAATAGAAGTTTCTTATCTCGCCTTTCAGTGTGCCGTTTCCAAAGGCATCTTTCAACGTGTCTGCGGCGAACGCGGAAGCCGAGATAAGAAAGATTGCCAAAGCAGTAAATAAAACAGAAAGTCTCATTTTGTTCCTCCAATAAAAATTAAATCCCGCCGCCTTTAAAACAGACGACGGGGAAAGCCGTGAATGTTATTTGGAGATGAATTTAACAGCGTTCTCGCCTGCTATACGTCCGGAGTTAATGGCAAAACCGAATGTACCGCCCCCGAGCTTGAGATCGTAGCTGTCGCCGTACATGCCGCCAGCGTCAAGACCGCCGGCATAAAGTCCGGAGATAACTGCCCCTTTTGTATTAAGAACCTCTGTTTTTTCGTTTATTTTAATACCGCCTAGTGTGCCGAGTGCTCTGGGATGGAGCTTTGTCACATAGAAAGGAGCTTTCGTAACGGGTCTGAGATAATCTGCTTTTTTGTGGAAGAGATCATCCTTGTGCATTTCTGCCGCTTTATTATTGCGCTCAACAGTGGCTTTAAGAACCTTGGGATCCGCGCCTATTTTTGCCGCAACCTCTTCAATAGTGCTGCATTTGAAAACATTACCGTTGTTTTTTGCCAGCTCTTTTGTGAAGTCCTGTTCAAGCTTGTCGAGTTTTGTCCCGAAGATTACCCATTCGCCGAGAGGCATCTGGATGCCGTCGTTAATGAACATCTGTTTTGTTGTTTCGTCATAGATTGAGTAAGCTGTTCCGCCTATTCTCTCAAGGGCGTTGCCGGACTGGGGCCATTCTGTGATGTTGGATTCATCAGTGTATCTGTGACCTTGAGGATCAACAAACAGATAAGGCTGAACAGCGGCTGCTATAAGATGAGACGCAGGATGAAAGCCGGCAAGCCCGGGGCGGTATGACTGCATAACTTCCGCGCCTTCTTTATCCGCGCCTGCTGCCCACGCCATCTGTATACCGTCACCAGTTTTACCGATCTGACCGATGAAAATCATGTCGGGGTATCTGGAGAACTGTTTCATCATCTCTTTATTATTGGCAAAGCCGCCCGTGCCGATTACAACTGCCTTGGAATTGATGATGACTTTTTCGCCGTCTCTGTCCTCCGCGACTACACCTGCTATTTTACCGTCTTTGACTATGAGGGATTTGCCGGGGGTCTGAAGAAGAAGCTGACCGCCGTTATCTTTGAGAGCCTTGGTAAGAGCCTGAACGACAGCCGCTCCGTGATGGTAGTGTTTACCGTCTTCACCGAGATAATCACCCACAACGTGCCATGTGAGAGGACCGCCGAAACCGCCCACACCAATGTATTCGTACTGGATTCCGAACTGTTTGAGCCATTCTACCGTCTCTGCGGATTTGTTTACGAATGCGCTCACAAGAGGAGCGTTTGCTCTCCAGTGGCTGTAGTCCATGATTGTTTTAAATGCAAACTCTTTTGATACATCAATACCCTGCCTCATCTGAAGCGAGCTCTCAGCAGCGAAAAGACCTTCGGCGAAGTTGCTTGTTCCGCCGGGGATAGCCTGTTTCTCGATCACTATGACTTTAGCTCCGAGAAGAGATGCCTGAACACCGGCGGAGAGACCTGTAGCCCCAGCGCCTATGATGGCGATGTCCGTGTTGTAAACTTTTTCCGCATACGCGGGCAAAGACATTACTGCCGCGATTAACAGCGCAAGCAGAAACCTAATGGAAAATAAACGTTTCATCAGTCAACCTCTCTTTATATATTTGGCGCTGCTTATGAGCACCTAAGGTTACCAAAAATAAAATTACTTATTTCACCTTCATGTCAAAGTTATGGCATTCCTTGTTGCAGAAAAGCTCTGAAGGCTTGTGAATACCGTGACATTCCTTACAGGCAAGCTCACCCATATGGTTTTCATGCGGATTTGCTTCTTCCACATTCTTTGTCAGCTCAGCAAGGGATTTGTAATCGCCGTGGCAGGAAAAGCATGAGGATGTTTTTGCGGCGGAATCAGGAGTGTCTGTTCCGTGACAGTCAGCGCACTGAACATCATTTTCTTTGTGTGATCCTCTGAGCTCACCCGAAGCAAACACTGAACCAGCAATGAGGACAGCAAACAAAACAGACAAAATAATACTGATAAATCCGGTGGTTTTCATATACTGCTCCTTAAATAAAAGAATTAAATTTAAACAACATACCTTAGCATTTGTAATACGTCATATGTCATACATTTGATGATTAAACATATAACCATACATCCCGCTATGTCAATAAAATTTTAAAAGCAGTCAGAAAGCGCAGCTCGAAATCAGTCAAATAGATGTTGTTTACCAATAAATAAGAAAAATAGATTCATTAAGAATCTCAATATTTCGACATTTACAAAACTATACAGAAAACAGTTAATAATATCTTGACTTTAGCACCCTTAAATATGGTATTATTAAACATTAGACCATTTGTTATTCAGTTTTATGATTACCTATAAACACACGGAGAACACAATTGAAAGCATTCCAGCCGGTCAGGCAGGTAAAAGCTTCTGATGAAGTTTTTAATCAACTGAAAGATTCCATTATCACAGGCATGTACAAAACCGGAGACAAACTCCCTTCCGAACGTGAATTAATCGAAATGTTCAAGGTCAGCAGAACCGTTGTGAGAGAGGCGATGAAAGTTCTCGCCGCCACAGGTTTTGTGGAAATACGCTATGGCGCCACAGGCGGTGCCTTTGTAAACGACCTTACATTTGACAGACTGAGCGATGCGTGGGGGGATCTGTTTTCATCAGGCAAGCTTTCCATCCCTGAGCTCTGTCAGGCGAGAATACTTATAGAACCGCACGTGGCAAGGCTTGCAGCGGAAAACAGAAATAATGAATACATTGAAAAACTGGAAAAAGCTCTCTCGAACGAAGGACTTCACGATACATACCCCGACACGGTACACGAAAGACAGAGAGTACATTATGTTTTGGCTGAAATGTGCCGTAACAGGTTTCTTGAGTCAATAGTCAAATCACTTGTTATCCTCATAAGAAACATCACGGAAGAGTTTCAGCCGCCCACTGATGAGGTTCACCCTCTCGGCATGCACGATGCTCTTGTGAAAGCCGTTATCGCCGGAGACGGTGACGCAGCGGAAAAAGAGATGCGCGCGCACCTCATAGAATTCAATGACCGTATGGCGGCGGCAGAGGAAAAATACAGAAAATCCCAGAAGAAGATCTGGACCGTAGGCTGACATTTTTTTCATATAATAATCTTAATTCCCTGAACATTTGCTGACAACTAAGTTGCATTATCCGCTAAGGGCAATATTTCTTTAGAGGAGCGGATAATGCTTAACAGAAGAGATTTTCTGAAAATAACCACAGTCGCGGCGACCGCGGCGTCACTTGGCATGCTCGGAGGGTGCGGGAGCAGCTCCGACGGAGACAACACGGAAGTTTCTGCGGAACATTTCCCTCAGTCTGTAGTTTCCGGAGACCCTAAAGCGGACAGTGTAATACTGTGGACACGTCTGTCAGGAGAAACTCTCGGAGGCGGAGCTCACAAAATCACTCTCATCGTTGCGTCAGACAAAGAGCTCAAAAACACTGTCGCATCATACGATCTCACAGTGACAGAAGAGCATGACTACTGCACGAAGGTGAAAGTAACAGGACTTCAGTCCGGCAGCTTCTATTATTACAGATTCCACTACGACAAAAACGGCAAGCGCTACACTACACGCACAGCGAGAACCAAAACCGCTCCGGCGGCAGATGCGGATGTTCCGGTTAAGTTTACTTTCCTAAGCTGTCAGGACTATATAGGCAGATACTACAACTCCCTTTCCTACCACCTTCAGCATGTAACAGACATTGACTTCGTGGTTCACCTCGGCGACTACATATACGAGACCACCGGAGACCCTTCCTTTCAGAATATTACCGACGCAAGAAAAATAACTTTCACCGATACAGACGGCTCCGTCGCTCTGGGAACAGACCAGCCCTATTACGGCGCGGCAGCAGTCTCAAACTACAGGGAAATATACAAAACCTACAGAACAGACCCCATACTTCAGAAATTCCACGAACTTTACCCCATAATAGCCATATGGGATGACCACGAATTTTCCGACGACTGCTGGGGAGCAACGGCAACATACTTCAACGAAGAAAAAGACGAATTTGACACTGTAAGAAGAATGAACGCCGAGCAGGCATTCTATGAGTTTCTCCCCGTGGATAACACATCCTCAGACGGAGCCTTTCAGACTCCCGATTCACAGCTTTACGGACAGATGAACAATGCTGGGATCTACAGAGACTTCCGTTTCGGGCAGCATCTTCACCTAATACTTGCGGATTACAGAACGTTCCGCCCCGATCACCTTATCCCCGAGGGAGCATTCCCCGGAAAGGTTGTTCTGGATAAAACGGCTATAACCGCTCTCTTTGAGGCGCAGTATCCCGGACAGGGAGCGGCTGTTTATGAGCTCCAGAAGGCTGCCTTCGGTCCCTATGTGGATATGACCTCAGCACCTTGGGACGCGTACTCAGCGGCTCTGGTTCCCACACTCGCTTATGCTTACATGCAGACAGGTCTCAGCCAGACGGACGCAGGCATAAAAGCGGCGGCGGATTTAAGCGGGCTTGTGAGCGCATATGTCTTCAACGCGCTGGTCACAGGCTACAACTCCTCCGTTCCCTCCGGCAGCCAGCTTCCCCTCATAGACGACAACACATATGACAACGTTCTGGAGAGAGGCATAGCCTACATGCACATAGGCAAACAGGGCTACTTCAGCGACATAGGCTCCAGATACGGCGTGGTGAAAGCCACATATGACATGCTGGCGGGTTATAACGCCATGGCGGACACTCTGGCGGCGAGGACACCGGAAAACGTGTTCGGCGACACTCAGCTTGCGTG is a genomic window of Geovibrio thiophilus containing:
- a CDS encoding efflux RND transporter periplasmic adaptor subunit: MNRKNTSSKVRKIILLTASAVIVFIAVSTAFSLWKDISAGRTTASAGTTAQVQRGNIEVLVSATGTLQPLDYVDVGAQVSGQLKKIHVEVGSEVKSGELLAEIDPTLFIAQVDASRAQLRYQQAQLKDREAQLSLAESQLKRQKNLFTEDATTLETVQNAEAEYKSALAQLEMLKAQIEQTESDLRADEANLNYAKIYAPMDGTVVSVSARQGQTLNANQSAPTILQIADLATMTVQTEVSEADIIKLKTGMRAYFTTLGGQGRRWYGELRRIEPTPTTENNVVLYNALFDVDNTERNLLPQMTAQVFFITASARDTFLVPVSAVKAVTQAAPSAEERGPRGNDNVSEGQQQRKKRQQQNSGTRTLSGASEATVLNPDGTTQIRTIKVGITNRIQAQILEGLNEGETVILYPSETKKTSSQQNNSFGPPPGAGLGMQGMR
- a CDS encoding MacB family efflux pump subunit, with protein sequence MNGNRMPLIDLRGIYKTYKTGELSVEVLHGINLKIQQGEFVAIMGASGSGKSTLMNILGCLDQPTEGTYLFMGEDVSRFGKDELARLRREEFGFIFQSYNLISTATAAENTEVPAVYAGIPQHARRKRAIELLTELGLDDRTHHRPTQLSGGQQQRVSIARALMNGGRIILADEPTGALDSKSGTEVMKLLGDLSAKGHTIILITHERRVAEYADRIIEISDGNILSDAVIKKAAEKPEIFSPEPEKVSRFTELTEAAKTAVRSLKSNIFRTVLTLLGIVIGVASVITMLAVGDGAKQEVVDRISSMGSNLMNVRPGAPNMRGRMNIATLVPDDVKAIKDLPNILAAVPEQESSVTVRFEESDHSTKINGTSPDYIIARNWEVAEGTFFTDEDEELYATVAVLGKTVADALFSGREPTGSYILINNIPFQVIGVMSEMGAGIGGQDQDDIIFVPYTTGSLRLTGQNYLRNITVAVKDTGIINDTQDAVFTAILAMHGGVEDFQIRNMASLIENVSETQNTMTILLGSIAAISLLVGGIGVMNIMLVSVTERTREIGIRMATGARMRNILQQFLIEAVTVSALGGLIGVAAGLGMAGIISAFGTPVKYEMTPVVAAFGCAFATGLIFGYLPARKAAGLNPVTALASE
- a CDS encoding efflux transporter outer membrane subunit encodes the protein MKIRKFTYAFCVSALLFSAGCAAKQTENFTPPVMPAAWIAEHDNKSALINSDWWKSFNSPVLAELIDRSLKQSPDITTAAESIIQAKAQLKSTGASMFPSVNLSGGSSVNRSFPSEGSARTSESSSLSLGVSYEVDVWGRISAQVRGAKESLKAAEYDYDAVRLTLVSGVANGYFQLLSLEKRIEYAEINLETAERILKIVQAKYRNGSALKSELLNQESTVLSRKSTLLSLEEEKKQTLNALAVLTGTMPQDFSTGAEDFGAVSVPAVTAGLPSDLLLRRPDLVKAEAQIAAADANAAAARAALFPTLSLSGSAGLATDALLSLANPATSIGLSASVVQSIFDGGTKRSQITISESQKRVLAENYRKSVLTALQEVEDALNSVKYGEEREEIQNQTTAKLEHSLRLTEIQYREGSNSLSDVLDAQTSLFQARDQLASLRLTRINAAVDMFKVLGGGWEITDKIAEK
- a CDS encoding MFS transporter — its product is MENRKLFTALFIINFCITLGYGVVDSFFSLYVFELGARGALLGVPLAFYSLAKIFFSVPAGNAAENTGAGRTLVVSVLCFCCVSAGYLFAESLVSVIILRIFQGAACAAFRASVLAVIGNSSRRTSFASVSGTFDMSFYGALGAGPLIGGAVRSFAGFEGVFILLFALCIISLFFVLISGVGKLDRRKTAVDSVDKSFIPGRRYCGLLSFIFFRACGIASCAVFLPLFIEQGMKLGSFRSGVILCVSTVFMTFSLRPMSMLGKVFSKRNIIVSGGMAVSVMYMLIPHAADFPEIIAVCAGTGLFGALSQPACTAALLEEGERLGMGKAVGVFNLFMNMGFAAGPLAGSLIYGIFGLKAVFIVSGLAGIAGTFMFLFLAEKSSEREAFGICEGGYASTEN
- a CDS encoding OprD family outer membrane porin, which codes for MRLSVLFTALAIFLISASAFAADTLKDAFGNGTLKGEIRNFYFARDFDENTPDRADMAVGTLFYYKTAPLYGISAGFAFASSSDIYSDDDKAVYGLLQRDSDGKHESYTRLQEYYIQGEWFNTRVKYGAQEINTPFMNTHDIRMMPKSYEGLSIVNSSIKNLELSAYYITGYMGWTDDEAMDIVKSVNVGADDDKALIVGGAKYTLPVEAAKITVQGWHYDMEDVFGSNYVQLSASKKLGDYNLYFNPSALFQKSKGDDLGGEFDTDQFGFNTGFAAYGFDVTGFYAKTGDDDLFVPWGDGKVIIQQVLAAGRAEEDAYALKVGYDFSKIGVKGLSAYAFHTVYDTPESGSGASADMSETDLSAQYNFGGAFDGLSLRLRYAMIDVDGGEDYNDFRVYLRYNFALGGKK
- a CDS encoding FAD-dependent oxidoreductase; the encoded protein is MKRLFSIRFLLALLIAAVMSLPAYAEKVYNTDIAIIGAGATGLSAGVQASLLGAKVIVIEKQAIPGGTSNFAEGLFAAESSLQMRQGIDVSKEFAFKTIMDYSHWRANAPLVSAFVNKSAETVEWLKQFGIQYEYIGVGGFGGPLTWHVVGDYLGEDGKHYHHGAAVVQALTKALKDNGGQLLLQTPGKSLIVKDGKIAGVVAEDRDGEKVIINSKAVVIGTGGFANNKEMMKQFSRYPDMIFIGQIGKTGDGIQMAWAAGADKEGAEVMQSYRPGLAGFHPASHLIAAAVQPYLFVDPQGHRYTDESNITEWPQSGNALERIGGTAYSIYDETTKQMFINDGIQMPLGEWVIFGTKLDKLEQDFTKELAKNNGNVFKCSTIEEVAAKIGADPKVLKATVERNNKAAEMHKDDLFHKKADYLRPVTKAPFYVTKLHPRALGTLGGIKINEKTEVLNTKGAVISGLYAGGLDAGGMYGDSYDLKLGGGTFGFAINSGRIAGENAVKFISK
- a CDS encoding cytochrome c3 family protein, with product MKTTGFISIILSVLFAVLIAGSVFASGELRGSHKENDVQCADCHGTDTPDSAAKTSSCFSCHGDYKSLAELTKNVEEANPHENHMGELACKECHGIHKPSELFCNKECHNFDMKVK
- a CDS encoding FadR/GntR family transcriptional regulator, which translates into the protein MKAFQPVRQVKASDEVFNQLKDSIITGMYKTGDKLPSERELIEMFKVSRTVVREAMKVLAATGFVEIRYGATGGAFVNDLTFDRLSDAWGDLFSSGKLSIPELCQARILIEPHVARLAAENRNNEYIEKLEKALSNEGLHDTYPDTVHERQRVHYVLAEMCRNRFLESIVKSLVILIRNITEEFQPPTDEVHPLGMHDALVKAVIAGDGDAAEKEMRAHLIEFNDRMAAAEEKYRKSQKKIWTVG